The sequence TGATGTATCACAAACTACTAATGAAATCAATTATATGTGAAATGTCGTACAAAACATATATATGTGCATTTTTCATGTAAACCTAAGATGAGAAGGCACCTGTGCAGGTCTGCAAAATTGTCTTATATGTGAAGGACATATTAATTGATATATGGGGGATTTGAGGGGGTTACTAGAAAGTTATGTTCTATGTGTAACTAATAGTAGGGGGACTTAATATGCGGTCCATTTTTTCGCATAATGCCATTTCTCTTTTGGAATTTGGGGTTTGTTGCTTGACCAAATTTGGGTTCAACTTTATCCTAAGACCATCTCTCGGAATTGGTAATCTACGGTGGTGGTGGGTGCTGGCACTGGATCGGGTTAGGAAACATCACAGTAAGTGTTTTTAGTTTCGTGATGCCGATTTGGTGGATGTAGTTGCAATATATCCAACCAATAGGGTGCTACTTGCCAGTGCATGTGTTATAAAATTTTGAAGGATCTTCAGGCTTGGCTTTTTCTGGGTCACAGTTGTGAATTGATTTGGCGAGTAGTTGCCATGTGCTTGGTGGTATTAGCATTTTTCCATTTCTTATTTTTGTACTATTTCTTGTATGTATATGTTTCTTAGGAGTTTTAAGATGTCCCCTCAAGAAATATTTAATCTAAACCAACCATTCCTTAAGGGTGCATTTGACCATGCATATTATTCTAATTATAGCAACtacttttttaaaaagaaaaatatATTAATGTCGCGCAGATACCAATTACACCTAGCCTCTGCATCTACAAGATGTCGCAACAACAtccaggatgcacacagccaaagaaaaaaagaaaggaaaggaaaaaaacaaaggtCCCGCCACAACGATCGATTTTTCTCAGCAGCCATACACAAACCACCACCAAATACAACACCCAGAAAATATAAAAGGTCTCCAAAAGCAACGCCTCCAAAAAATAAAGATTGATAAAACCGTCTCCGCATAATTGGAGATGATTAGCAAGGCATGTGCTGTTCACCGTATCTCCGCCGCACGAAGGAAGCGATGCTAGCTTTTACATATAATACAAGAATTAATACGAGTTCAATTTTATGCTGATTAAATGAGAATCAAGTGGCTTATTAAAAAAGAACAAGCAGCTTGTAATATGATCTTTATGATATACTCTTTATGTTTTAAATAAGTGACTTAATTTTGTACCAACTTTAatacaaaaatagtataaaattgggttacttattttaagacggagggagtataaataagacatgtattaccatgaaaaaaatgATGGTCCTGGCGGCCGACAAGCTGGGGTATTCTTGTAGCCCTCCGATCGCTTTACTAGTTTATAAACTCCGCAGTTCATTAAGACTAGCTACAATGatgagtaacatagactagtaacatacacatatccctggACTATgagcatgcttggatacgttttagtcccatgactaaaagtagtgggactaaaacttgctagtctcacccatgcttggatccaagtactaaagagactaaaatctagttattgagcatttattatcctccaaaccctccaatccagaactaaggagagaaattaaatgaggagagagagagctaatacatattttagtaggtttcccatgactaaaagattttagcctcaagactagtcctagcctctctttagtcaggggtgcttggaactttagcctctaaaagagactatttttagtcagactaaaaatagtcccttgtatccaagcaccctctatgttactaccttcatagtgggtagtaatgCAAAGTTTCATTTATGAGGTTATAGACTCAtgttgcattgggacatgtgatgttacagtaactagctaagttactataactacctctctcATCATTAACTCActaccacataagcaaatttgctgagttggactcgatattactgttgaagttactcccactgtggctagtctaatatATTGCTTGACTTTGGCTGGGGATATATTTGGATAGTCAGCCGACATCTTCTAATATTTTATTGTTGACGATGACGTAGGAGAAGGCTGAGCGCGAGATGGTCTCACTCTCATCGCTGGTTGATGGGAATATGGTGGAGATGTGAAGTCCCGGAAGAAGATGCTTTGAGATGGGTGCTAAAGACATGTCGTATTCTGGATGGGCTCTCACGTGATTGGAAAAGGAGACATCGGTCTCATATGATATTTTACATTCTGAAACTGTACAATGAGCAAAAACAAAGAATTATGCGTTATTACTCACATGAGTATCTGGGTtgtatactttgtgtgataaagataaacaCTTATTAACTAGCTTGACTACCTATTAACCAAGCTCGAAAGAAAATTGATGGCAGGGACATGGCATGAAAAAAATGACATAGAAAATGTTAGCACTATGCATGCTATGTTTCCTAGTCTAGCAGCATGTTGTCATGACATACTTtttcttattattattttaatAAAGGAAAAGGTCCATATTAACCCTACAGGCTTGTTATCCATGCCTTACCTATCAAGAGTAATAGTAATACAAGCCATCATTTGACGTGAAATGGAATGACATGGAACATGTTGTGATGCACCtgtatttcatcaaaacacacacacacactgacaaGTGTGAGGGCGTGCGTACACGCTGCTCACACAATGTCTGGTGACTAGTCGGaactatacctggccatgggaagcccggcccggccggcccggcccgacccggtccgaaaaagcccgacccggcccggcacaacgctgcccccgggccgggcttgggcctagattttgagcccgaaggccgggccgggccgggcccgggcctgtCGTTTTTGCGCTTTCCTGAAGGTCGGGCCGGGCTGGCCCGAAGCCCGACGGGATTTTAGGTGTTCGGCCAGGCTCGGGCCCAAAAAACAGGCCCGTTGGTTGTGCCGGGCCGGGCCTAGGCCTGGGTTTTTTGCGTTGGGCTTGGTTAGGCCCGGCCTGAGGTATGACCAGGTATAGTCGGAACCCCTTCCCATACGCTCCAGCTGGTGGCTAGGTTCTAGAGAACCACCATTTGGAGTTTTGGACGGACAAAGGCACCCGATGGACCGACGCCAAATGCAGCCCCCCACGCCGCGAGAGATGACAAATGTACGAACGAGCACACACTTGCCCGAAGAACTTCAAGCTTGAGACTTCAATGTCTCCACCCGTACCTCTCGGCGTGCCACCACGGCGTGTGGCTCCATCCTCGTACCAGCAGGAGAGAAAACGAAGACGGCGAGCGTTTTGCGTCACGTGCCCGCGGACGAGGCCGGAGCGCCAAGGAAGGAACGCGCTGCCGCCGCACACGCGTCCGTCCGCCCGGCGGCTCGCCCGTCCACCTCGTATCCCCTTCCGCTGCCATCTCGTTCTCGTACCTGCCGAGCCGTGACACACGAGCCCACGCGCGCGCGCTTATGGCCGATCCTTCCTAACAGACGGCGAAAAAATCCCTTGATCTTTCCGCGCTTCATCAAATTACCGAAGACCGGAGGAAAGTTTGCGCACGAAGTTGCAGGTTCAGGCGACCATTCCTCCTTCCTCCCGTCGCTCTCTCTAGCTACTCCGACGAGCGGTAGGTACATACAGCGACTCTTCGTTCCTGTCGTTTCTCGCGCCAAATGACCACTATgcagcttagagcatctccaacagtcgcGTCAAACTAGCGCCGCGTTGTAAAAGTGagcgttttagcgcgcgcgcaaccggTGTAGCTGCTCCAACGGGCGCGCAAAAACAGCGCGCCCCATATGCAGTTCAGCACGCTGGCCGAAACGCAAtcgcgcgccgcttatttgctgcgcACCCGCGCGCTGAACTCTCGCGCGCTTGCTCTCCCACTTCCAACCctatccggccgcgccgccgccgtcgcccgcgccccccGACGACCGTTCCGGCACTTCCCCCGCCTATCCCCGCGCNNNNNNNNNNNNNNNNNNNNNNNNNNNNNNNNNNNNNNNNNNNNNNNNNNNNNNNNNNNNNNNNNNNNNNNNNNNNNNNNNNNNNNNNNNNNNNNNNNNNNNNNNNNNNNNNNNNNNNNNNNNNNNNNNNNNNNNNNNNNNNNNNNNNNNNNNNNNNNNNNNNNNNNNNNNNNNNNNNNNNNNNNNNNNNNNNNNNNNNNNNNNNNNNNNNNNNNNNNNNNNNNNNNNNNNNNNNNNNNNNNNNNNNNNNNNNNNNNNNNNNNNNNNNNNNNNNNNNNNNNNNNNNNNNNNNNNNNNNNNNNNNNNNNNNNNNNNNNNNNNNNNNNNNNNNNNNNNNNNNNNNNNNNNNNNNNNNNNNNNNNNNNNNNNNNNNNNNNNNNNNNNNNNNNNNNNNNNNNNNNNNNNNNNNNNNNNNNNNNNNNNNNNNNNNNNNNNNNNNNNNNNNNNNNNNNNNNNNNNNNNNNNNNNNNNNNNNNNNNNNNNNNNNNNNNNNNNNNNNNNNNNNNNNNNNNNNGCCGGCCCTCACGCGCGCCCGTCGTCCGAGGAACAGCGCCCGAGCGCTCGCCCGcgccgcgcccgcaaggtgttcggcaaaacgcctacaaggtatgtattgctcaaacttcatgaatttggtgcatgtttttAATTGTAATTTTTATagtatagtattgaacattgtagatgagttcgtcgtatgatgcttccgaagaagaatttgatatggaagaggaggaggatcttgcaatgatcctagctatgcatatcaataaaaaaccgaagcacggtggttcggttatagGTCGGGAAAAAATTTGGAGAGATAGGATTGATACCCATAACAGATTGATGAAAAATCTTGATTttcacaatgctcaggcggcgggtagaaaagatgtggagagagcatttgggattttgcaagcctaatttgctattgtgagaggtccggctaaattttgggatcaaaaaatgcattggtacatcatgcacgcttgtgtgaccatgcacaacatgatcatcgagaatgagcgtggccaagatttagactactcacagtatgagctcttaggacatcccgtgcgagtgcgacgaagggctgaaagggtagcccgttttgttgcctcctatcatgccattcggcgtCCCGCAACGCACAATGAACTTCAGAAGGATCTGATTGAAGAGTGGCATGGAATGGACAACAAAGAAGATGATTTCTGCATTCGACATTGTATTGTTCATGAATTATTTGTTGTATTTATTGTAGTATTTGTTGTActgaacgataaactatttgtttgggttgtaatgataatgaaattgaactatttatgttgatttattttgtttgtttgatcATTTTTGCTTTTCTTTGATATGTATATGTGGTTTGTGCGTGccgcgcgctgtatttttgcgcactgctggagcggcgcgcgcgctgcattatagcgcggctgGTGGAGCCAGAGCTGACGGCCGCGCTAAACCAACCAAAGCGCGCGCGCCATACTAATTTTTAGCGCGGCGCGAAgcgcggctgttgaagatgctcttaacgAGGCATCGTTTCAGAGTTTCTACGAGATACCAGCACGATGCCGCCGCGGCACCGGAAAAAGTACGCGCGCTCGGGCACTAACACGTCAACGGAACCCTGGGCACCGTTGGTGCGGTTCCGCGCCGCGACAAAGTTTCTCCAGCCACAGGAACGAGACGCCATTCGGCCATTGGAATCGTCCGCTCTTCCACACGCCCAGCTTCACCGCCACGGTTCATTCAACTCcggccctgccctgccctgccctgcccgtCTATTCTTGGAACCTTCCCCGCCTTCTAGTTGCTGCACATATTCCATGTCATTCCTCCCTCCCAGTATTTATACGGCCTCGTGGCTCCACAGGTCCTCTGCACAGTCAATACTTCAACTTCAAAGCAACGCAGCACAGGCAACGTTGGTTGAACAAGGAGCTGACCGAGTCCAGCAATGGCGACGAGGGCTGCAAGCACCGGCAGGCTGCTCAGAGCGACCACCGTCAAGGATAGCCGTatgccgtcgtcgtcgccggcgtgccgcATCCCCTCTCTCAAGTTCCCGTTCCTGTGGGACACCAAGGCGAGGCATGGGAAGATCAGGCGCGCCGCCGAGCAGAAGGCGGCGCTGATCACCCTGGGAGCAGCCACCACCAGCACCACGGAGGAGAAGCAACGCCTGCCGGGGGAAGCGGGCAGCGTGGATCTCCTGCTGCCTCTGGCGTACGAGGTCACCCGGAGGCTGGTGCTCAGGCAGTTCGGGGCGACGTGGCTGGCCCTCACGCAGCGTCGCTGGGCCAAGGTCGTCGAGGCCGTCGTCCACCAGGGCATCGTCAGATGCCAGTCGTTCACGCTCATCGGCGTCGCAGGATCCCTCCTCGGTTCAGTCCCATGCTTCCTCGACGTAATTAACTtaagctcttcttcctcctccattcaCGCTGCAACCTTCGTTGCAAATCAAGTCACCAGAGACTGATCAAACTTTTCATGCGTGTCTGTAGGGTTGTGGCATTGttctgcagtccttctccttgcaGTTCCGTGCCATGTCGCAGACGATAGATCACGCCGAGATCATCAAACTTCTCATCGAAGCATTAGGTACTTACTGGTCTAATCACAAGGCATCCTTCGCATCAATCCGAGTCTGTTGCTAACTGGAGTATTTTCTCTTCTTGCACAGACATGTTTCTGATCGGCACCGCCCTGCTCACGTTCGGCATGGGGATGTACGGCATGTTCTACGGCTCGCAGCGCGTCCAGGAGCCCATCTACGAGAGGCTGAAGAAAGGGACGAGGATCCGGTCCGTCATGCAGGCCAAGTCGAGGTTCGGCCACGCCGTGATCCTGCTGCTCCAGGCCGGCGTCCTCGAGAAGTTCAAGAGCGTGCCGCTCGTCACCGGCCTCGACATGGCCTGCTTCGCCGGCGCGGTGCTTGCCTCCTCCGCCGGCGTCTTCCTGCTGTCCAAGCTCTCCGCGCATCCGCAGCCATGCAACAAGCAAACCTCCTTCGCGTGAACGTGTTCCATGTCACTGCAAAACATGCAATATTCATTTGTTCTTTCATTTCAACTTAGCAAAGCAAGAAATAGTACTTACTAATAGAAAAACCAAAACCTGTGAAGCTGGTGTGCCTTTTTCGTCTTTTCTCTCACTGCCGGTAgcggtttatttttattttttttatttttttggctcTCCTGCTCTTCTGTGATCAACCACGTAAAAACTCGTGGTGTGTTTCATTTTCACGTTGCCTCACGAAATTCCAATGGCCGTGTTCCGGCATCGACTGGGATGGGCGGCCGAGACGCCGAGTGCTTTCGATGGCGAAGGCGTGAGTGACGGTACCTGTGGCGCCACGGCGTCGGCTCTTCCCTATTCCGACCGCGCGCGGATTCTGCTCCGCCCCTCGCCGTCGCGCTGCCGCTTAGGAGAGGGAAGAGGCGCCAGGAGGTCGGGCGTGCTGGTGAATTTTTACGGCCGTTTTTCAGTTCTCCACCGGGGCCGGGAGAATctagtaaaaataaataaaattaaaccGAAGCAAAATATTTTTCTCGTCCCGTTAATTCATCTCATTAATTTAGAAGATGTAGAATTTTTCTTTGCCGCTAAGATGTAGAATT comes from Triticum aestivum cultivar Chinese Spring chromosome 5B, IWGSC CS RefSeq v2.1, whole genome shotgun sequence and encodes:
- the LOC123116941 gene encoding uncharacterized protein, translated to MATRAASTGRLLRATTVKDSRMPSSSPACRIPSLKFPFLWDTKARHGKIRRAAEQKAALITLGAATTSTTEEKQRLPGEAGSVDLLLPLAYEVTRRLVLRQFGATWLALTQRRWAKVVEAVVHQGIVRCQSFTLIGVAGSLLGSVPCFLDGCGIVLQSFSLQFRAMSQTIDHAEIIKLLIEALDMFLIGTALLTFGMGMYGMFYGSQRVQEPIYERLKKGTRIRSVMQAKSRFGHAVILLLQAGVLEKFKSVPLVTGLDMACFAGAVLASSAGVFLLSKLSAHPQPCNKQTSFA